One window of the Streptomyces asoensis genome contains the following:
- a CDS encoding phosphatidylglycerol lysyltransferase domain-containing protein, with product MGNTRGAAAFAVWYLRAVAFVNFLSAVWVSLGQDVRRHNQENLFTPYLLTAGFASGVFTAFLAVTMRRRKRAAWILNLGLSGAFLGLFTPAMVFPEVRRHPQNWVSLALTAAFVVALLAGRREFYAKGDRSNPRLAAAVGAGGLLGASLLAALLVTVTNRASAPSTFLERWRYGTLRLVSVAGDEYHVPGIAPPTWVDVAVNVLSTALVLAVLYAAFRSRRAVDPLTEDDEKRLRELLDRHGERDSLGYFALRREKSVCWSPTGKAAVAYRVVGGVSLASGDPLGDPEAWPGAIGPWLAEARAHGWIPAVMGASEEAGTVYARHGLDALELGDEALVEVAEFTLEGRAMRTVRQACNRIRRAGYTVRVRRHEDIPADEMTSLLRRADDWRDGATERGFSMALGRLGDPEDGRCVMLECADADGELRALLSFVPWGPHGLSLDLMRRDRDCDNGLMEFMVIELLRHAREERDDRAARITQVSLNFAVFRSVFERGARLGAGPVLRLWRSLLCFFSRWWQIESLYRANAKYRPIWEPRFLLFEKSADLPRIGVASARAEGFLEAPGLPKWLRRGRLETHR from the coding sequence ATGGGCAACACCCGGGGCGCCGCCGCCTTCGCCGTCTGGTACCTGCGTGCCGTCGCGTTCGTCAACTTCCTCAGTGCGGTGTGGGTCTCCCTGGGGCAGGACGTCCGGCGGCACAACCAGGAGAACCTCTTCACGCCGTATCTGCTGACGGCCGGCTTCGCCTCCGGGGTCTTCACCGCGTTCCTGGCTGTCACGATGCGGCGGCGCAAACGGGCCGCGTGGATCCTGAACCTCGGTCTGAGCGGGGCGTTCCTGGGGCTGTTCACGCCGGCCATGGTGTTCCCGGAGGTCCGGCGGCACCCGCAGAACTGGGTCTCGCTCGCGCTGACCGCCGCCTTCGTCGTGGCGTTGCTCGCCGGCCGGCGGGAGTTCTACGCGAAGGGCGACCGGTCCAATCCGAGGCTCGCGGCGGCCGTCGGCGCCGGCGGGCTGCTGGGCGCCTCGCTGCTGGCCGCGCTGCTGGTGACGGTCACCAACCGGGCGTCCGCCCCCTCCACCTTCCTCGAACGCTGGCGCTACGGCACGCTGCGGCTCGTCTCCGTGGCGGGCGACGAGTACCACGTCCCCGGGATCGCCCCGCCCACCTGGGTCGACGTCGCCGTCAACGTGCTGAGCACCGCGCTCGTCCTCGCCGTGCTGTACGCCGCGTTCCGCTCCCGGCGGGCCGTCGACCCGCTCACCGAGGACGACGAGAAACGGCTGCGGGAGCTCCTCGACCGGCACGGTGAGCGGGACTCGCTCGGTTACTTCGCGCTGCGGCGGGAGAAGAGCGTGTGCTGGTCGCCGACCGGGAAGGCGGCCGTCGCCTACCGCGTCGTCGGCGGGGTGTCACTGGCGTCCGGGGACCCGCTCGGGGATCCCGAGGCCTGGCCGGGGGCGATCGGGCCGTGGCTCGCCGAGGCGCGGGCGCACGGGTGGATCCCGGCGGTGATGGGCGCGAGCGAGGAGGCCGGGACCGTGTACGCCCGGCACGGGCTGGACGCGCTGGAGCTCGGCGACGAGGCCCTGGTCGAGGTCGCCGAGTTCACCCTCGAGGGGCGGGCCATGCGGACCGTCCGGCAGGCCTGCAACCGGATCCGCCGGGCCGGGTACACGGTGCGGGTACGACGGCACGAGGACATCCCGGCCGACGAGATGACGTCCCTGCTCCGGCGCGCCGACGACTGGCGCGACGGGGCCACCGAGCGCGGGTTCAGCATGGCGCTGGGGCGACTCGGGGACCCGGAGGACGGCCGCTGCGTGATGCTGGAGTGCGCCGACGCCGACGGTGAACTGCGGGCCCTGCTCTCCTTCGTGCCCTGGGGACCGCACGGGCTCTCCCTCGACCTGATGCGGCGGGACCGCGACTGCGACAACGGGCTGATGGAGTTCATGGTCATCGAACTGCTCCGGCACGCCCGCGAGGAGCGGGACGACCGGGCGGCCCGGATCACGCAGGTCTCGCTGAACTTCGCCGTGTTCCGCTCGGTCTTCGAAAGGGGCGCGCGCCTCGGCGCCGGACCGGTGCTGAGGCTGTGGCGGTCGCTGCTCTGCTTCTTCTCCCGCTGGTGGCAGATCGAGTCGCTGTACCGCGCCAACGCCAAGTACCGGCCCATCTGGGAGCCCCGTTTCCTGCTCTTCGAGAAGAGCGCCGACCTGCCCCGCATCGGTGTCGCGTCGGCGCGGGCGGAGGGGTTCCTGGAGGCGCCGGGGCTGCCGAAGTGGCTGCGCCGGGGGCGTCTGGAGACGCACCGGTGA
- a CDS encoding adenosylcobinamide-GDP ribazoletransferase has translation MSTTSPFDGLRFAFGTLTVLPVRVTRWDREAARGGMLNAPVVGLVVGGCAAGLGLLLLYLGASPLLAAVASAAVPAVLTRGLHLDGLADTADGLGSGKPAEDALRIMKQSDIGPFGVLTLVLVLLAQVAALTQLYDTSWALGAVAAVVSAATARLALTLAARAGVPAARPEGLGAAVAGVAPGRGAVLVAVAVTLAAAVAGAWCGPYEGGVVVLIGHVEPGALFEPYDAVQPALAVLAALGVAELLLRHCVRRFGGVTGDVFGGLAETAATTALVVFCLGR, from the coding sequence GTGTCCACGACCTCGCCCTTCGACGGCCTCCGCTTCGCCTTCGGCACCCTCACCGTGCTCCCGGTCCGGGTGACCCGCTGGGACCGGGAGGCCGCGCGCGGGGGCATGCTCAACGCCCCCGTGGTCGGGCTGGTCGTCGGCGGCTGCGCGGCCGGGCTCGGCCTGCTGCTGCTGTACCTGGGCGCGAGCCCGCTGCTCGCCGCCGTCGCCTCCGCCGCCGTGCCCGCGGTCCTCACCCGCGGTCTGCACCTGGACGGGCTGGCCGACACCGCGGACGGACTCGGCAGCGGCAAGCCCGCCGAGGACGCGCTACGGATCATGAAGCAGTCCGACATCGGCCCGTTCGGCGTGCTCACGCTCGTCCTCGTGCTGCTCGCCCAGGTGGCCGCGCTGACACAGCTCTACGACACCTCGTGGGCGCTGGGCGCGGTGGCCGCCGTCGTCTCGGCGGCCACCGCCCGGCTCGCGCTGACCCTGGCGGCACGCGCCGGGGTGCCGGCCGCGCGGCCGGAAGGGCTGGGGGCGGCGGTCGCCGGTGTGGCCCCGGGGCGGGGCGCGGTGCTCGTCGCGGTCGCCGTCACGCTGGCGGCGGCGGTCGCGGGAGCGTGGTGCGGACCGTACGAGGGCGGCGTCGTCGTCCTGATCGGGCACGTCGAGCCGGGCGCCCTGTTCGAGCCGTACGACGCCGTCCAGCCGGCGCTCGCGGTCCTCGCCGCCCTGGGCGTCGCCGAACTGCTGCTGCGGCACTGCGTGCGGCGCTTCGGCGGGGTCACCGGGGACGTCTTCGGCGGCCTGGCGGAGACGGCGGCGACCACCGCGCTCGTGGTGTTCTGCCTGGGCCGTTAG
- a CDS encoding endo alpha-1,4 polygalactosaminidase, with product MRRPIPLLPLLALLLTGCASAPDGGRDEQPDDEAGVEATDGRIWQPAPGIDWQWQLSGRLDTAVDVPVYDIDGFDHTAATVAGLHDDGRKVICYLSTGAWEDWRPDAAKFPASVIGKGNGWEGERWLDIRALDVLEPLMAARLDMCREKGFDAVEPDNMDGYKNTTGFPVEAADQLRYNRLIAELAHDRGMSVGLKNDLDQIPELVDDFDFAVNEQCAQYDECADLTPFIEAGKAVFHVEYELPTSEFCADSRRLRLSSLLKKYELGVWREAC from the coding sequence GTGAGACGCCCGATCCCGCTGCTGCCCCTGCTCGCCCTGCTGCTGACGGGCTGTGCCTCCGCGCCGGACGGTGGCCGGGACGAGCAACCGGACGACGAGGCGGGCGTCGAGGCGACGGACGGCAGGATCTGGCAGCCGGCTCCCGGTATCGACTGGCAGTGGCAGCTGAGCGGCCGTCTGGACACCGCCGTCGACGTGCCGGTCTACGACATCGACGGCTTCGACCACACCGCGGCCACGGTCGCCGGCCTGCACGACGACGGCCGCAAGGTCATCTGCTACCTCTCCACCGGCGCCTGGGAGGACTGGCGCCCCGACGCGGCGAAGTTCCCCGCGTCCGTGATCGGCAAGGGCAACGGCTGGGAGGGCGAACGCTGGCTCGACATCCGCGCGTTGGACGTCCTGGAACCCCTGATGGCGGCCCGTCTCGACATGTGCCGCGAGAAGGGCTTCGACGCGGTCGAGCCGGACAACATGGACGGCTACAAGAACACCACCGGCTTCCCGGTCGAGGCCGCCGATCAGCTCCGCTACAACCGCCTCATCGCCGAACTCGCCCACGACCGGGGCATGTCGGTCGGACTGAAGAACGACCTCGACCAGATCCCCGAACTCGTCGACGACTTCGACTTCGCGGTCAACGAACAGTGCGCCCAGTACGACGAGTGCGCGGACCTGACCCCCTTCATCGAGGCGGGCAAGGCCGTCTTCCACGTCGAGTACGAACTTCCCACGAGCGAGTTCTGCGCCGACTCCCGTCGGCTGCGCCTGAGTTCACTGCTGAAGAAGTACGAGCTGGGGGTGTGGCGGGAAGCCTGTTAG
- a CDS encoding leucyl aminopeptidase, with amino-acid sequence MTALTLSTAAAPGLRADAIVIGVAKGAKGPIVAPGAEAVDKAYDGRLAGILETLGASGAEGEVTKLPAPAGFKAPLVLAVGLGQEPEKDAGFDPEALRKAAGAAARTLTGAKKAVFALPVTDAADIGAIGEGVVLGAYSFDAYKHNGDDAKAKNGKAPLAEAALLGGKPRDAAHKAAVLRAAAVGEELNRARDLINMPPNDLDPEAFAALAQTAAKEHGIKVQVLDEKALAKGGYGGILGVGSGSASAPRLVKLSYTSSKAKKSLAFVGKGITYDSGGISLKPAGHNETMKCDMSGAAAVFAAVVAAARLGLEVNVTGWLALAENMPSGSATRPGDVLRMYSGKTVEVLNTDAEGRLVLADALWAASAEKPDAIVDVATLTGAMMLALGSRTFGIMANDDAFRSALHEAAEEVGEPAWPMPLPEHLRKGMDSTVADIANMGERMGGGLVAGLFLREFVGEGITWAHLDIAGPAFNEGGPFGYTPKGGTGTAVRTLVRLAELTASGDLG; translated from the coding sequence GTGACTGCTCTCACTCTCAGCACCGCCGCGGCGCCCGGCCTCCGGGCCGACGCGATCGTGATCGGTGTCGCCAAGGGCGCGAAAGGCCCGATCGTTGCCCCAGGCGCCGAAGCCGTCGACAAGGCCTACGACGGCAGGCTCGCCGGCATCCTGGAAACCCTCGGTGCCTCCGGGGCCGAGGGCGAGGTGACCAAGCTGCCCGCGCCGGCCGGTTTCAAGGCACCGCTCGTGCTCGCGGTGGGGCTCGGCCAGGAGCCCGAGAAGGACGCCGGCTTCGACCCCGAGGCGCTGCGCAAGGCGGCCGGTGCGGCCGCCCGCACCCTCACCGGCGCCAAGAAGGCCGTCTTCGCCCTGCCGGTGACCGACGCCGCCGACATCGGCGCGATCGGCGAGGGCGTGGTGCTCGGCGCGTACTCCTTCGACGCGTACAAGCACAACGGCGACGACGCCAAGGCCAAGAACGGCAAGGCGCCGCTCGCCGAGGCCGCCCTGCTCGGCGGGAAGCCGCGCGACGCCGCCCACAAGGCCGCGGTGCTGCGTGCCGCCGCCGTCGGCGAGGAGCTCAACCGCGCCCGCGACCTGATCAACATGCCGCCGAACGACCTCGACCCCGAGGCGTTCGCCGCTCTCGCCCAGACGGCGGCCAAGGAGCACGGCATCAAGGTGCAGGTGCTCGACGAGAAGGCCCTCGCCAAGGGCGGCTACGGCGGCATCCTCGGCGTCGGCTCCGGCTCGGCCTCGGCCCCGCGCCTGGTGAAGCTGTCCTACACCTCCTCCAAGGCCAAGAAGAGCCTCGCCTTCGTCGGCAAGGGCATCACCTACGACTCGGGCGGCATCTCGCTGAAGCCGGCCGGGCACAACGAGACGATGAAGTGCGACATGAGCGGTGCCGCGGCGGTCTTCGCCGCGGTCGTCGCCGCCGCGCGGCTCGGACTCGAGGTGAACGTCACCGGGTGGCTGGCGCTGGCCGAGAACATGCCGTCCGGCTCCGCCACCCGCCCGGGTGACGTGCTGCGCATGTACAGCGGCAAGACCGTCGAGGTCCTCAACACGGACGCCGAGGGCCGGCTGGTCCTCGCGGACGCGCTGTGGGCGGCCTCCGCGGAGAAGCCGGACGCGATCGTCGACGTGGCGACCCTGACCGGCGCGATGATGCTGGCGCTGGGCAGCCGGACCTTCGGGATCATGGCGAACGACGACGCGTTCCGCTCCGCGCTGCACGAGGCCGCCGAGGAGGTCGGTGAGCCGGCGTGGCCGATGCCGCTGCCGGAGCACCTGCGCAAGGGCATGGACTCCACCGTCGCGGACATCGCCAACATGGGTGAGCGGATGGGCGGCGGACTGGTGGCCGGTCTCTTCCTGCGCGAGTTCGTGGGCGAGGGGATCACCTGGGCGCACCTGGACATCGCCGGGCCGGCGTTCAACGAGGGCGGCCCGTTCGGGTACACGCCCAAGGGTGGCACCGGGACCGCGGTGCGGACGCTGGTGCGGCTGGCCGAGCTGACCGCCTCCGGCGATCTCGGCTAG
- the lpdA gene encoding dihydrolipoyl dehydrogenase, translating into MANDASTVFDLVILGGGSGGYAAALRGAQLGLDVALIEKDKVGGTCLHRGCIPTKALLHAGEIADQARESEQFGVKATFEGIDVPAVHKYKDGVISGLYKGLQGLIASRKVTYIEGEGRLSSPTSVDVGGQRVQGRHVLLATGSVPKSLPGLEIDGNRIISSDHALVLDRVPKSAIILGGGVIGVEFASAWKSFGSDVTVIEGLKHLVPVEDENSSKLLERAFRKRGIKFNLGTFFSKAEYTADGVKVTLADGKEFEAEVLLVAVGRGPVSAGLGYEEQGVATDRGYVLVDEYMRTNVPTISAVGDLVPTLQLAHVGFAEGMLVAERLAGQKVVPIDYDGVPRVTYCHPEVASVGITEAKAKEIYGADKVVALKYNLAGNGKSKILNTAGEIKLVQVKDGAVVGVHMVGDRMGEQVGEAQLIYNWEALPAEVAQLIHAHPTQNEALGEAHLALAGKPLHSHD; encoded by the coding sequence GTGGCGAACGACGCCAGCACCGTTTTCGACCTAGTGATCCTCGGCGGTGGTAGTGGCGGTTACGCCGCGGCCCTGCGCGGGGCGCAGCTGGGCCTGGACGTCGCCCTGATCGAGAAGGACAAGGTCGGCGGCACCTGCCTGCACCGGGGTTGCATCCCCACCAAGGCCCTGCTGCACGCGGGTGAGATCGCCGACCAGGCCCGCGAGAGCGAGCAGTTCGGCGTCAAGGCCACCTTCGAGGGCATCGACGTCCCCGCCGTCCACAAGTACAAGGACGGTGTCATCTCCGGTCTGTACAAGGGCCTTCAGGGGCTGATCGCCTCCCGCAAGGTGACGTACATCGAGGGTGAGGGCCGCCTGTCCTCCCCGACCTCCGTCGACGTGGGCGGACAGCGTGTCCAGGGCCGCCATGTGCTGCTCGCGACCGGCTCGGTGCCGAAGTCGCTGCCGGGCCTGGAGATCGACGGCAACCGGATCATCTCCTCGGACCACGCCCTCGTACTGGACCGCGTACCGAAGTCCGCGATCATCCTCGGCGGCGGCGTCATCGGCGTCGAGTTCGCCTCGGCGTGGAAGTCCTTCGGCTCCGACGTGACGGTGATCGAGGGCCTGAAGCACCTCGTCCCGGTCGAGGACGAGAACTCCTCCAAGCTTCTTGAGCGCGCGTTCCGCAAGCGCGGCATCAAGTTCAACCTGGGCACCTTCTTCTCCAAGGCCGAGTACACCGCCGACGGCGTCAAGGTCACGCTGGCCGACGGCAAGGAGTTCGAGGCCGAGGTCCTGCTGGTCGCGGTGGGCCGCGGGCCCGTCTCCGCCGGTCTCGGCTACGAGGAGCAGGGCGTCGCCACGGACCGCGGCTACGTCCTGGTCGACGAGTACATGCGCACCAACGTCCCGACCATCTCCGCCGTCGGCGACCTGGTCCCGACCCTCCAGCTCGCGCACGTCGGCTTCGCCGAGGGCATGCTGGTCGCGGAGCGTCTGGCCGGTCAGAAGGTCGTCCCGATCGACTACGACGGTGTCCCCCGGGTGACGTACTGCCACCCCGAGGTCGCCTCCGTGGGTATCACCGAGGCCAAGGCCAAGGAGATCTACGGCGCGGACAAGGTCGTCGCTCTGAAGTACAACCTCGCGGGCAACGGCAAGAGCAAGATCCTCAACACCGCGGGCGAGATCAAGCTCGTCCAGGTGAAGGACGGTGCCGTGGTCGGCGTCCACATGGTCGGCGACCGCATGGGCGAGCAGGTCGGCGAAGCCCAGCTGATCTACAACTGGGAGGCGCTGCCCGCAGAGGTCGCCCAGCTCATCCACGCCCACCCGACGCAGAACGAGGCGCTCGGCGAGGCCCACCTGGCCCTGGCGGGCAAGCCGCTGCACTCGCACGACTGA
- the sucB gene encoding 2-oxoglutarate dehydrogenase, E2 component, dihydrolipoamide succinyltransferase has product MAVSVTLPALGESVTEGTVTRWLKAEGERVEADEPLLEVSTDKVDTEIPSPAAGILASIKVAEDETVEVGAELAVIDDGTGAPAAAPAPAAEPVAEPAPEPAAAAPSTEQPAPAPAPTAESATGGGSAEGTDVVLPALGESVTEGTVTRWLKQVGEEVTEDEPLLEVSTDKVDTEIPAPVSGVLLEITVGEDETAEVGAKLAVIGAPGAAPAAAPAPAAPAPAPAAAAPAPAAPAPAPAAPAPAPAAPAPAPVAAAPAPAAPAPAPVAPAPVAPAAPAPAAPAGDDGAYVTPLVRKLASENGVDLAAVKGTGVGGRIRKQDVLAAAEAAKAAAAAPAPAAAAPAAGAAKKTPALEVSPLRGQTVKMPRIRKVIGDNMVKALHEQAQLSSVVEVDITRLMKLRAQAKDSFAAREGVKLSPMPFFVKAAAQALKAHPAVNARINVDEGTITYFDTESIGIAVDSEKGLMTPVIKHAGDLNIAGIAKATADLAGKVRANKITPDELSGATFTISNTGSRGALFDTIIVPPNQVAILGIGATVKRPAVIETEEGTVIGVRDMTYLTLSYDHRLVDGADAARYLTAVKAILEAGEFEVELGL; this is encoded by the coding sequence ATGGCGGTTTCCGTAACCCTTCCGGCGCTCGGCGAGAGCGTCACCGAGGGCACTGTCACCCGCTGGCTGAAGGCCGAGGGTGAGCGCGTCGAGGCCGACGAGCCCCTGCTCGAGGTCTCGACCGACAAGGTCGACACCGAGATCCCCTCCCCCGCCGCCGGCATCCTGGCCTCCATCAAGGTCGCCGAGGACGAGACGGTCGAGGTCGGTGCCGAGCTCGCCGTCATCGACGACGGCACCGGCGCTCCCGCCGCCGCTCCGGCTCCGGCCGCCGAGCCGGTCGCCGAGCCCGCACCGGAGCCGGCCGCTGCCGCGCCGTCCACCGAGCAGCCGGCCCCGGCCCCCGCTCCCACCGCCGAGTCCGCCACCGGCGGCGGCTCCGCCGAGGGCACGGACGTCGTCCTGCCCGCGCTCGGCGAGTCCGTCACCGAGGGCACCGTCACCCGCTGGCTGAAGCAGGTCGGCGAGGAGGTCACCGAGGACGAGCCGCTGCTCGAGGTCTCGACCGACAAGGTCGACACCGAGATCCCGGCGCCCGTCTCCGGTGTGCTGCTCGAGATCACGGTCGGCGAGGACGAGACCGCCGAGGTCGGCGCCAAGCTCGCCGTCATCGGCGCCCCGGGCGCGGCTCCGGCCGCCGCCCCGGCCCCCGCCGCCCCGGCCCCGGCGCCCGCCGCCGCTGCCCCGGCTCCGGCCGCCCCCGCCCCGGCTCCGGCCGCCCCCGCCCCGGCTCCGGCCGCTCCGGCGCCCGCCCCGGTCGCCGCCGCTCCGGCTCCGGCCGCCCCGGCCCCCGCGCCGGTCGCCCCGGCTCCGGTCGCCCCGGCCGCCCCCGCGCCCGCCGCTCCCGCGGGTGACGACGGCGCCTACGTGACCCCGCTGGTGCGCAAGCTCGCCTCCGAGAACGGCGTCGACCTGGCCGCCGTCAAGGGCACCGGCGTCGGCGGTCGTATCCGCAAGCAGGACGTCCTCGCCGCCGCCGAGGCCGCGAAGGCCGCCGCCGCCGCTCCGGCTCCGGCCGCCGCAGCCCCGGCCGCGGGCGCCGCGAAGAAGACCCCGGCGCTCGAGGTCTCCCCGCTGCGTGGCCAGACCGTCAAGATGCCCCGCATCCGCAAGGTCATCGGCGACAACATGGTCAAGGCGCTGCACGAGCAGGCGCAGCTGTCCTCGGTCGTCGAGGTCGACATCACCCGGCTGATGAAGCTCCGCGCGCAGGCGAAGGACTCCTTCGCGGCCCGCGAGGGCGTCAAGCTCTCCCCGATGCCGTTCTTCGTGAAGGCGGCGGCCCAGGCGCTGAAGGCCCACCCGGCCGTCAACGCCCGGATCAACGTGGACGAGGGCACCATCACCTACTTCGACACCGAGAGCATCGGTATCGCGGTGGACTCCGAGAAGGGCCTGATGACCCCGGTCATCAAGCACGCGGGCGACCTGAACATCGCCGGCATCGCCAAGGCCACGGCCGACCTGGCGGGCAAGGTCCGCGCGAACAAGATCACCCCGGACGAGCTGTCCGGCGCGACCTTCACCATCAGCAACACCGGCTCGCGCGGCGCGCTGTTCGACACGATCATCGTGCCGCCGAACCAGGTCGCGATCCTCGGCATCGGTGCCACGGTCAAGCGTCCGGCCGTCATCGAGACGGAGGAGGGCACGGTCATCGGCGTCCGCGACATGACGTACCTGACCCTGTCCTACGACCACCGTCTGGTCGACGGCGCCGACGCGGCCCGTTACCTGACCGCGGTCAAGGCGATCCTGGAAGCCGGCGAGTTCGAGGTCGAACTCGGCCTCTGA
- a CDS encoding GntR family transcriptional regulator → MTAPVVHSLREQIREHIVEGIVSGRWKPGERIVERRIATELEVSQTPVREALRELESLRLIESAPNKGVRVRNLTAADLEESYPVRAGLEAIAAELAAQRLAEDCSALEPHVAALYEADRDADGTAQVRHTVGFHRELVRAAGNSVLLHTWEGLGIEVFTALSIRWLGTVQQSYAEEHEELVQAFRRRDPRIAELVKAHVLGCAPRA, encoded by the coding sequence ATGACCGCGCCCGTCGTCCACTCGCTGCGCGAACAGATCCGCGAGCACATCGTGGAGGGGATCGTCAGCGGGCGCTGGAAGCCGGGCGAGCGGATCGTGGAGCGCCGGATCGCGACCGAGCTGGAGGTCAGCCAGACGCCGGTGCGGGAGGCGCTGCGCGAGCTGGAGTCGCTGCGGTTGATCGAGTCCGCGCCGAACAAGGGCGTGCGGGTGCGCAACCTCACGGCCGCGGACCTGGAGGAGAGTTACCCCGTCCGGGCCGGCCTGGAGGCGATCGCGGCGGAGCTGGCCGCACAGCGGCTCGCGGAGGACTGCTCGGCCCTCGAACCGCATGTCGCCGCGCTCTACGAGGCGGACCGCGACGCGGACGGCACCGCCCAGGTGCGGCACACCGTCGGTTTCCACCGGGAGCTGGTCCGGGCGGCCGGCAACTCGGTGCTGCTGCACACCTGGGAGGGTCTCGGCATCGAGGTGTTCACGGCGCTGTCGATCCGCTGGCTGGGGACCGTGCAGCAGTCGTACGCGGAGGAGCACGAGGAGCTCGTCCAGGCGTTCCGGCGGCGGGACCCGAGGATCGCCGAGCTGGTGAAGGCGCATGTCCTCGGGTGTGCCCCCCGGGCGTAG